From Candidatus Fusobacterium pullicola, the proteins below share one genomic window:
- a CDS encoding polysaccharide biosynthesis protein produces MKKYTLDSLEKLGYKKFIKIGLDLFSIILGVEGAFLLKYGLEQKKYFNIEYLMAYGIAFVFFYKWNDLECKSWRYVNSYDILEILKTNLWINGLANIVIFSMNGRIVFSLALIIMFISVEIQMLGRLYFRIKRFRRDEGIQGKKENIIIYGAGEAGITIAKEHLTNPDFPYNVIGFIDDDKKKIGTIIYNIRVLGDRGDLNFILSKEKIDKIFLAMPSIDSEKLKKIIRELKLQEKVEIKILPTVSELFLDKSMTSQVRKIKIEDLLDREEIKINSGNIKKVIENKVVFITGGAGSIGSELARQISKFNPKQLINIDVNENDLYFLDLELRRKYPDLNLVSEICNIREKKKLEFLFDKYRPDILFHAAAHKHVPLMEHNPEEAIKNNIFGTKNLVECAERYEVERVVLISTDKAVNPTNIMGATKRACELIIKDMNKRSKKTKYMAVRFGNVLGSNGSVVPIFKKLIEEGKNITLTHPDITRYFMTISEAAQLVIEAGSMGNGGEIFILDMGKPIKIYDLAKTMLKLSNSEVGIDIVGLRPGEKLYEELLYDTSIATKTENKKIFITPIVDGHVDVNEYYEKLEKALENPKGEEIKKIMKNLVISYKEVEYN; encoded by the coding sequence ATGAAAAAGTATACTCTAGATTCATTGGAAAAATTAGGTTATAAAAAGTTTATAAAAATAGGATTAGATCTGTTTAGTATTATATTGGGAGTTGAAGGGGCTTTTCTTTTAAAATATGGGTTAGAGCAGAAAAAATATTTCAATATAGAGTATTTAATGGCGTATGGAATAGCTTTTGTTTTTTTTTATAAATGGAATGATTTGGAGTGTAAAAGTTGGAGATATGTAAATAGTTATGATATACTTGAGATTTTAAAAACTAATTTATGGATAAATGGGTTAGCTAATATAGTGATTTTTTCGATGAATGGAAGGATAGTTTTTTCTCTTGCTTTAATAATAATGTTCATCTCTGTAGAGATTCAGATGTTGGGAAGATTATATTTTAGGATAAAAAGATTTAGAAGGGATGAGGGAATACAGGGTAAGAAAGAGAATATAATAATATATGGTGCAGGAGAAGCTGGAATTACAATAGCTAAAGAGCATCTTACTAATCCTGATTTTCCATACAATGTAATTGGATTTATAGATGATGATAAAAAGAAAATAGGAACAATCATATATAATATAAGAGTCTTAGGGGATAGAGGAGATTTAAATTTTATATTATCAAAGGAAAAAATAGATAAGATATTTTTAGCAATGCCCTCTATAGATAGTGAAAAGCTAAAAAAGATAATAAGAGAATTAAAATTACAGGAAAAAGTGGAGATAAAAATCTTGCCAACAGTGTCAGAATTATTTTTAGATAAATCAATGACCTCTCAAGTTAGGAAGATAAAGATAGAGGATCTATTAGATAGAGAAGAGATTAAAATAAATAGTGGGAATATAAAAAAAGTAATAGAAAATAAGGTTGTATTTATTACTGGTGGAGCTGGAAGTATAGGCTCTGAGTTGGCTAGACAGATTTCTAAGTTTAATCCTAAGCAACTTATCAATATTGATGTGAATGAGAATGATCTCTATTTTTTAGACTTGGAGTTAAGAAGAAAGTATCCAGATTTAAATTTGGTATCAGAAATATGTAATATCAGAGAGAAAAAAAAGTTAGAATTTTTATTTGATAAATATAGACCAGATATTCTATTCCATGCGGCAGCTCATAAGCATGTTCCATTGATGGAACACAATCCTGAAGAGGCTATAAAAAATAATATATTTGGGACTAAAAATTTAGTAGAGTGTGCAGAGAGATATGAGGTAGAGAGAGTAGTTCTTATTTCAACTGATAAAGCAGTAAATCCTACTAATATAATGGGAGCTACTAAAAGAGCTTGTGAGCTTATAATAAAAGATATGAATAAAAGATCTAAGAAGACAAAGTATATGGCAGTAAGATTTGGAAATGTACTGGGAAGTAATGGTTCTGTTGTACCAATATTCAAAAAATTAATAGAGGAAGGGAAAAATATAACTCTAACTCATCCAGATATAACTAGATATTTTATGACAATATCAGAAGCAGCCCAACTTGTTATAGAGGCAGGAAGTATGGGAAATGGCGGAGAGATATTTATACTGGATATGGGAAAACCAATAAAGATATATGATTTAGCAAAAACTATGCTAAAATTATCTAACTCAGAGGTAGGAATAGATATTGTTGGGTTAAGACCGGGAGAAAAACTATATGAAGAGTTATTGTATGATACGAGTATAGCAACAAAGACAGAGAATAAAAAAATATTTATAACTCCAATAGTAGATGGGCATGTAGATGTAAATGAATATTATGAAAAACTTGAAAAAGCTTTAGAGAATCCAAAGGGGGAGGAAATAAAGAAAATAATGAAAAATTTAGTAATTTCCTATAAGGAAGTCGAATATAATTAG